In one Mycobacteroides chelonae genomic region, the following are encoded:
- a CDS encoding DUF2834 domain-containing protein, translating into MTHSTARTNGPKTPQRQRTRTLEWVMLALAIISFVGLNASAIGFCIQHGPDAKLFFTSWFANWPSSQLFGDIGVVLVAFWVWAIADHRRTRTPYWWLLFPVSILVGIGCGIPLYLWLRERQLRLDDSVAPSG; encoded by the coding sequence ATGACCCACTCGACAGCCCGCACCAACGGGCCTAAAACCCCTCAGCGCCAACGCACTCGCACACTTGAGTGGGTCATGCTCGCGCTGGCCATCATCAGTTTCGTGGGGCTCAACGCCTCTGCCATCGGATTCTGCATCCAGCATGGTCCCGATGCGAAGCTCTTCTTCACATCCTGGTTCGCCAACTGGCCTTCCTCACAGCTTTTCGGCGATATCGGCGTGGTGCTGGTGGCGTTCTGGGTCTGGGCGATCGCCGACCACCGGCGCACCCGAACCCCTTACTGGTGGCTGTTGTTCCCGGTATCAATTCTCGTAGGAATCGGCTGCGGGATACCTCTCTACCTTTGGTTACGCGAGCGCCAGCTCCGCCTCGACGACAGCGTGGCGCCCAGCGGTTAG
- a CDS encoding SCO1664 family protein, with translation MTPSPDDAGPSASPEDHAAICDGELTVIGRIRSASNATFLCEVPGTSGDSVHCVYKPVRGERPLWDFPDGTLAGREVATYLISAALGWNVVPYTVFRDGPAGVGMVQRWIHEPELAEGALDLVDICLPQAVPQDYLPILRALDADGAEIVLVHADDALLRRMAVFDTLVNNADRKGGHILRGADGGVYGVDHGICLHSEDKLRTVLWGWAGKPVEPELLDDVTRLEESLRGDLGAALATHITTAEVTAVRLRAVMMLNEPVMPMPDRNRPIPWPAF, from the coding sequence ATGACGCCGAGTCCTGACGATGCGGGGCCCAGCGCTAGTCCCGAGGATCACGCCGCGATCTGCGATGGCGAACTCACCGTCATCGGCCGCATTCGCTCGGCGAGCAATGCCACCTTTCTGTGCGAGGTGCCGGGCACGTCGGGTGACAGCGTGCACTGTGTGTACAAGCCGGTGCGGGGCGAGCGGCCGCTCTGGGATTTCCCGGACGGCACCCTGGCTGGTCGCGAGGTGGCGACGTACCTGATATCGGCCGCGTTGGGCTGGAATGTGGTGCCGTATACGGTTTTTCGAGATGGTCCGGCGGGCGTTGGCATGGTGCAGCGGTGGATCCACGAGCCGGAGCTGGCCGAGGGGGCGCTCGATCTGGTCGATATCTGTCTGCCGCAGGCGGTGCCGCAGGACTACTTGCCGATCCTGCGTGCACTGGACGCCGATGGCGCCGAGATCGTGCTGGTGCACGCTGATGACGCCTTGCTGCGCCGGATGGCCGTGTTCGACACCTTGGTGAACAACGCCGATCGCAAGGGCGGCCACATTCTGCGGGGTGCCGATGGTGGTGTCTACGGGGTCGATCATGGGATCTGTCTGCACAGCGAGGACAAGCTGCGGACCGTTCTGTGGGGTTGGGCGGGCAAGCCCGTGGAGCCGGAGTTGCTTGACGATGTGACTCGGCTGGAGGAGTCGTTGCGCGGCGATCTGGGGGCCGCGCTCGCGACCCACATCACCACGGCCGAGGTGACCGCGGTGCGCCTACGCGCGGTGATGATGCTGAATGAACCGGTGATGCCGATGCCTGATCGCAACAGACCCATACCGTGGCCCGCCTTTTGA
- a CDS encoding undecaprenyl-diphosphate phosphatase: MSWLQVIVLAVVQGLTEFLPISSSGHLAIVSRVFFSDDAGASFTAVTQLGTEAAVLLYFAKDIWRILRAWFDGLFVKAHRTFDYWMGWYVIVGTMPIGVLGLAFKDQIRSGARNLWLISASLIVFALVIAAAEYYGRQVRHTEQLTMKDAVIVGSAQALALIPGVSRSGATISAGLFLGLDRPASARFGFLLAIPAVLASGLFSLPDAFHPVTEGMSATGLQLLVATLIAFVIGYAAVAWLLRFISNHSMYWFVGYRVVVGLTVMGLLAAGVVSAS, from the coding sequence ATGTCCTGGTTGCAAGTGATCGTGCTGGCGGTGGTCCAGGGACTCACCGAATTTCTGCCGATCTCATCGTCGGGCCATCTGGCCATCGTGTCGCGAGTGTTTTTCAGTGACGATGCGGGTGCGTCCTTCACCGCGGTGACCCAGTTGGGTACCGAGGCGGCGGTTTTGCTCTATTTTGCCAAAGATATCTGGCGCATTCTTCGCGCCTGGTTTGACGGACTGTTTGTCAAGGCGCACAGAACCTTTGACTACTGGATGGGCTGGTACGTGATCGTCGGCACCATGCCGATCGGAGTGCTGGGCCTGGCGTTCAAGGATCAAATTCGTTCCGGTGCAAGGAATTTGTGGCTTATCTCGGCTTCTCTCATCGTCTTCGCACTGGTCATCGCCGCCGCCGAATACTATGGGCGTCAGGTGCGCCACACCGAGCAATTGACCATGAAAGACGCCGTGATCGTCGGCAGCGCACAGGCATTGGCGCTCATACCCGGCGTCTCCCGGTCGGGCGCCACGATCAGTGCTGGACTGTTCCTCGGGCTGGACAGGCCGGCCTCCGCTCGATTCGGATTCTTGCTGGCGATACCTGCGGTGCTGGCCTCCGGGCTGTTCTCACTACCGGACGCCTTCCATCCGGTGACCGAGGGCATGAGTGCGACGGGCCTGCAGTTACTGGTGGCCACCCTGATCGCGTTTGTCATCGGCTACGCGGCAGTCGCCTGGTTGCTGCGCTTCATCAGTAACCACAGCATGTACTGGTTCGTCGGATATCGCGTGGTGGTGGGCCTCACCGTGATGGGTCTGCTGGCCGCCGGGGTGGTGAGCGCATCGTGA
- a CDS encoding 3'(2'),5'-bisphosphate nucleotidase CysQ: MTLSDAALAAELAHEAGQLLLQVRAELGFDDPKGLGAAGDKRANALLLERLAAERPADSVLSEEAVDDKTRLGAQRVWIIDPLDGTREFGIEGRDDWAVHVALWQADDHGGSITDAAVALPGLDTVFRTDETRVTLSARADSDPIRVVVSASRAPKFLTDMAERLNMELIPMGSAGAKAMAVVRGEADAYLHGGGQWEWDSAAPAGVVLAAGLHASRLDGSALRYNEPHPYLPDLIMCRPDLAPLLLDAVAGRA, translated from the coding sequence GTGACTCTTTCCGATGCTGCGCTTGCCGCAGAACTCGCCCACGAAGCCGGACAGCTGCTCTTGCAGGTGCGTGCCGAGCTTGGGTTCGACGACCCGAAGGGTCTCGGGGCGGCTGGCGACAAGCGTGCCAACGCGCTGCTGCTGGAGCGGTTGGCGGCCGAACGGCCCGCGGACTCGGTGCTCTCCGAGGAGGCTGTCGACGACAAGACCCGCCTCGGCGCACAGCGGGTCTGGATCATCGACCCGCTCGACGGGACCCGCGAGTTCGGGATCGAGGGCCGCGACGACTGGGCGGTGCATGTCGCGCTGTGGCAGGCCGACGATCACGGAGGGTCGATCACCGACGCCGCGGTGGCGCTGCCCGGACTGGATACCGTGTTCCGTACCGACGAGACCCGGGTGACCCTTTCGGCGCGCGCTGACTCGGATCCGATCCGGGTGGTCGTCAGTGCCAGCCGGGCGCCGAAGTTCCTCACCGATATGGCCGAGCGGCTCAACATGGAGCTCATTCCGATGGGGTCGGCCGGGGCCAAGGCCATGGCGGTGGTACGCGGCGAAGCCGATGCCTATCTGCACGGTGGCGGTCAATGGGAATGGGACTCGGCGGCGCCGGCCGGGGTGGTGCTGGCGGCCGGTCTGCACGCCTCCCGGCTCGACGGGTCTGCGCTGCGGTACAACGAGCCACATCCGTATCTGCCGGATCTCATCATGTGCAGGCCCGATTTGGCGCCGTTGCTGCTGGACGCGGTCGCCGGGCGCGCCTAA
- a CDS encoding LppU/SCO3897 family protein has protein sequence MTGPHDPYQQGPAGQWGAPEGPAQGYWQAPPTAPYGYAPADYPDDSIGRLYDGVPQDYAVPPMYPGLPGQDPFGSQKKSRPWILIASIAGAVVVVLAVVLVVILNRDSAPRQSVSAPTTTVSYANPESPTAGGEPTYQTPTVQPPRTPMAPPQMPVPLPAPTGAPKAPGQVAVVGDCIALAAPSDYKAVACTDPKAAWRVIEVVPGGKCRQTYTGFTAGDFSYCIAPQLRIGSCYQTAVVMGSTVFVAADSCQAPKAFMVLFVIPGTKESSQCKGKPGVVHSFAFPDPPMAICTGEFAP, from the coding sequence GTGACGGGACCGCACGACCCGTATCAGCAGGGACCGGCCGGGCAGTGGGGTGCGCCGGAGGGGCCGGCTCAGGGGTACTGGCAGGCGCCGCCGACGGCTCCGTACGGCTATGCCCCGGCGGATTACCCGGACGATTCGATCGGCCGCCTCTATGACGGTGTTCCGCAGGACTACGCGGTTCCCCCGATGTATCCCGGGCTCCCGGGACAAGATCCCTTCGGATCGCAGAAAAAGTCCAGACCGTGGATTCTGATTGCCTCGATCGCGGGCGCGGTCGTCGTGGTGCTCGCAGTGGTGCTGGTCGTGATTCTCAACCGGGACAGTGCTCCGCGTCAGTCGGTCAGTGCGCCGACCACCACGGTGTCCTATGCGAACCCCGAATCACCCACGGCAGGTGGTGAACCCACCTATCAGACTCCGACCGTGCAGCCGCCCCGTACGCCGATGGCGCCGCCCCAGATGCCTGTGCCGCTCCCTGCGCCGACGGGCGCGCCCAAGGCTCCGGGGCAGGTCGCGGTGGTCGGCGACTGCATCGCGTTGGCCGCGCCGTCGGACTACAAGGCGGTTGCCTGTACGGATCCCAAGGCGGCCTGGCGTGTCATCGAGGTCGTTCCCGGCGGCAAGTGCAGGCAGACATATACCGGATTCACGGCCGGTGATTTCTCGTATTGCATTGCGCCGCAACTGCGTATCGGATCCTGCTATCAGACGGCTGTGGTGATGGGAAGCACCGTGTTCGTCGCTGCGGATTCCTGCCAGGCGCCGAAGGCGTTCATGGTGTTGTTCGTGATTCCCGGAACGAAGGAGTCCTCGCAATGCAAGGGCAAGCCCGGCGTCGTGCATTCCTTCGCGTTCCCTGATCCGCCGATGGCGATCTGTACGGGTGAATTCGCCCCGTGA
- a CDS encoding DUF732 domain-containing protein: MITNLSRFWAAGILVASLVGAVGFAAPARADGEVEFLQMLNDTTPGTAIFGGASARYLASGYRACDALRAGSSKEDAIAAATVFPGIQPRWEVASIVDIAPKTLCPDVKH; the protein is encoded by the coding sequence ATGATCACAAACTTAAGCCGGTTTTGGGCTGCCGGAATTCTTGTTGCTTCGCTTGTTGGAGCGGTCGGCTTTGCCGCGCCCGCACGTGCTGATGGCGAGGTCGAGTTTCTGCAGATGTTGAATGACACCACGCCGGGCACTGCGATTTTCGGTGGTGCTTCCGCTCGATACCTTGCCAGTGGATATCGCGCCTGTGATGCGTTGAGAGCGGGATCCTCGAAGGAGGACGCGATCGCCGCCGCCACAGTGTTTCCGGGCATCCAACCTCGGTGGGAAGTGGCGTCGATCGTCGATATCGCTCCGAAGACCTTATGTCCCGACGTCAAGCACTGA
- a CDS encoding DUF3090 domain-containing protein, with product MPRSIHVFRSPDRFVAGTVGEPGNRTFYLQAVHESRIVSVMLEKQQVSVLAERIGTLLSEVHRRFGTEIPPEPDVVEDLNPLVMPVDAEFRVGTMGLGWDAEANSVVVELLAVSEQEFDASVVLDDSEDGPDAVRVFLSLEAARQFATRSTRVVSAGRPPCPLCEEPLDPAGHICVRTNGYRRGTVPGAADDAES from the coding sequence ATGCCCCGATCGATTCATGTATTCCGCAGCCCGGACCGTTTCGTTGCCGGAACGGTCGGGGAGCCCGGCAATCGCACGTTTTACCTACAGGCCGTCCACGAGAGCCGGATCGTCAGCGTGATGCTGGAGAAGCAGCAGGTGTCGGTGCTGGCCGAGCGCATCGGAACGCTGCTGTCGGAGGTTCATCGCCGGTTCGGCACGGAGATCCCGCCCGAGCCCGATGTGGTCGAGGATCTCAACCCGTTGGTGATGCCCGTGGACGCGGAGTTCCGGGTCGGCACGATGGGGTTGGGCTGGGATGCCGAGGCCAACTCGGTGGTTGTCGAGCTGCTCGCGGTGAGCGAGCAGGAATTCGACGCCTCCGTGGTGCTCGACGATTCCGAGGACGGTCCGGATGCCGTTCGGGTGTTCCTCTCGCTGGAAGCGGCGCGCCAATTCGCGACACGCTCCACCAGAGTGGTTTCCGCGGGCCGCCCACCGTGTCCGCTGTGTGAGGAACCGCTCGACCCGGCCGGGCATATCTGCGTCCGCACCAACGGCTATCGCCGGGGGACGGTGCCCGGGGCGGCAGATGACGCCGAGTCCTGA
- a CDS encoding histidine phosphatase family protein: MTVILLRHGRSTSNVAHTLAGRSPGVELDEKGQVQARGVVDRLGAVTVQAIITSPLLRCEQTVAPLAAALNLTPTVEDRLVEVDYGDWTGREIKELLSEPLWKVVQQQPSAARFPGGEGLAQVQARAVTAVREHDRRLSEEHGGDCVWVACTHGDVIKSVLADALGTHLDAFQRIVADPASMSVVRYTELRPFVVHMNHTGPDLSSALSAGPPAKPAGAASDAPVGGTTD, from the coding sequence GTGACGGTCATCCTCTTACGCCACGGGCGTTCCACCTCGAACGTCGCGCACACTCTCGCGGGCCGCAGCCCAGGGGTCGAGCTCGACGAGAAGGGGCAGGTTCAGGCGCGCGGCGTGGTCGACCGACTCGGCGCCGTGACGGTTCAGGCGATCATCACCTCACCGCTGCTGAGGTGCGAGCAGACCGTGGCGCCGCTGGCGGCGGCACTGAATCTGACGCCAACGGTCGAGGATCGGCTGGTGGAGGTGGATTACGGCGACTGGACCGGCCGCGAGATCAAGGAGCTGTTGTCCGAACCCTTGTGGAAGGTCGTCCAGCAGCAGCCCAGCGCCGCGCGGTTCCCGGGCGGCGAGGGGCTGGCCCAGGTTCAGGCACGGGCGGTGACAGCCGTCCGTGAGCACGACCGCCGGCTATCCGAGGAGCATGGCGGTGACTGCGTCTGGGTGGCATGCACTCACGGAGATGTCATCAAGTCGGTGCTGGCCGATGCGCTCGGCACCCACCTGGACGCGTTCCAGCGCATCGTGGCCGACCCTGCGTCGATGAGCGTCGTGCGTTACACCGAGCTGAGGCCTTTTGTCGTGCACATGAACCACACCGGCCCTGACCTGTCCAGCGCCCTGAGCGCCGGGCCGCCCGCGAAGCCCGCCGGAGCGGCGTCCGATGCTCCGGTGGGCGGCACAACCGATTAG
- a CDS encoding LLM class flavin-dependent oxidoreductase: protein MQYGIVLTTGDAGDVAELAVLAEEAGWDAIFGWEPVWGVDAWVALTAAAMRTTRIKLGTMLTPLPRRKPWDLASTTATLDRLSGGRVILSVGMGALHDNWLAFERDQGRKTRAELLDEGLDVLFGLWAGQPFGYEGTHYRVTPTTHMVPDPPVQVPRITTWCVGVSGALRSMSRAARCDGLLPNITTADGQFDFNPPLASWLDSAREIHSLRGELGCTGPYDVVYETTTDWKDLDATREKIETLHDGGYTWYLDSDWHTEHNDPLAALRARVENGPPR, encoded by the coding sequence ATGCAGTATGGAATCGTCCTGACGACGGGAGACGCCGGCGATGTCGCAGAGCTGGCCGTGCTGGCCGAGGAAGCGGGCTGGGACGCGATCTTCGGCTGGGAGCCGGTGTGGGGTGTCGACGCGTGGGTGGCATTGACCGCGGCGGCTATGCGCACCACCCGCATCAAACTCGGCACCATGCTCACTCCACTGCCGCGCCGCAAGCCGTGGGATCTGGCGTCCACCACAGCGACGCTGGACCGGTTATCCGGAGGCCGCGTCATCCTGTCGGTGGGAATGGGTGCTCTGCATGACAATTGGCTGGCCTTCGAGCGCGATCAGGGCCGCAAGACCCGCGCCGAACTGCTGGACGAGGGCCTCGACGTCCTGTTCGGTCTATGGGCAGGCCAACCGTTCGGTTACGAGGGCACGCACTACCGGGTGACGCCGACGACGCACATGGTGCCCGATCCCCCGGTACAAGTGCCCCGCATCACGACCTGGTGCGTCGGTGTGAGCGGGGCACTCAGATCCATGTCCCGCGCTGCCCGCTGTGATGGGCTGTTGCCGAACATCACCACCGCCGATGGACAGTTCGACTTCAATCCGCCGTTGGCCAGCTGGCTGGATTCGGCACGCGAGATTCACTCGCTACGAGGCGAATTGGGGTGCACCGGCCCATATGACGTGGTGTACGAGACCACCACCGATTGGAAGGATCTCGACGCCACCCGAGAGAAGATCGAGACCCTGCACGACGGCGGCTACACCTGGTACCTGGACTCGGACTGGCACACCGAGCACAACGATCCACTGGCCGCGCTGCGGGCACGCGTCGAGAACGGGCCCCCGCGCTAG